From one Rhopalosiphum padi isolate XX-2018 chromosome 2, ASM2088224v1, whole genome shotgun sequence genomic stretch:
- the LOC132919896 gene encoding mannose-1-phosphate guanyltransferase beta, with amino-acid sequence MCGVDTKMAETKALILVGGYGTRLRPLTLSRPKPLVEFANKPMILHQIEALVTVGVREVILAVSYRAEQMEKEMSDEAKKLGVRLVFSHESEPLGTAGPLALAKHLLANKQNQPFFVLNSDIICEYPFKDLIAFHKSHGCEGTIVVTKVEEPSKYGVVMYDEDTGRIESFIEKPQEFVSNKINAGIYILNPSVLDRIKLEPTSIEKEVFPFMAQDGQLYAFNLKGFWMDVGQPKDFLTGMCMYLTSLKTRSPTLLYSADGVVGNVLVDPTATIGEGCKIGPNVTIGPNVTVEDGACLRRCTILAGATVKSHTWLDSCIIGWRSVVGCWVRMENTTVLGEDVIVKDELYINGGQVLPHKSISTSVPDPQIIM; translated from the exons ATGTGTGGCGTCGACACCAAAATGGCCGAAACCAAAGCGCTGATATTGGTCGGTGGCTATGGCACCCGTCTCCGACCGCTCACGTTGAGCCGGCCAAAGCCGCTGGTCGAGTTTGCCAACAAGCCGATGATACTTCATCAGATCGAAGCACTGGTCACGGTCGGCGTGCGTGAG GTTATATTGGCTGTTTCGTACCGTGCTGAGCAGATGGAAAAAGAGATGAGTGATGAAGCCAAAAAACTTGGTGTTCGGCTAGTTTTTTCACATGAATCTGAACCACTTGGCACGGCTGGACCTTTAGCTCTAGCCAAACATTTGTTGGCCAACAAACAAAACCAgccattttttgttttaaactctGATATTATATGTGAATATCCATTTAAAGACCTGATTGCGTTCCATAAATCACATGGTTGTGAAGGTACGATCGTGGTGACTAAGGTTGAAGAGCCATCCAAGTATGGTGTTGTAATGTATGATGAAGACACAGGGCGCATAGAAAGTTTCATTGAAAAACCACAAGAATTTGTTTCAAACAAAATCAATGCaggcatttatattttaaacccaTCTGTGTTGGATAGAATTAAGTTGGAGCCAACAAGCATTGAAAAAGAAGTGTTTCCCTTTATGGCCCAAGACGGTCAACTATATGCATTTAACTTAAAAGGTTTCTGGATGGACGTAGGACAACCTAAAGATTTCCTAACTG GAATGTGCATGTACTTGACTTCATTAAAGACGCGTAGTCCAACTTTATTGTATTCTGCTGATGGTGTTGTTGGCAATGTTCTTGTTGATCCAACTGCAACTATAGGAGAAGGTTGTAAAATTGGTCCAAATGTTACTATTGGTCCAAATGTTACTGTTGAAGATGGTGCTTGCTTAAGAAGGTGTACCATACTAGCAGGGGCCACAGTTAAATCACATACGTGGTTGGACTCTTGCATAATCGGTTGGCGTTCAGTAGTTGGATGTTGGGTTCGTATGGAAAATACTACTGTGCTTGGAGAAGATGTTATTGTTAAAGACGAATTGTACATTAATGGTGGACAGGTTTTACCACATAAATCAATCAGTACTTCTGTACCTGATCCTCAAATTATTatgtga